The following proteins come from a genomic window of Acomys russatus chromosome 17, mAcoRus1.1, whole genome shotgun sequence:
- the LOC127201028 gene encoding olfactory receptor 10AD1, with product MGKLGETKRPQAADPRNSSSTVTDFVLVGFEHSSPSTRALLFTLFLALYSLAMAMNGLIIFITWTDPRLNSPMYFFLGHLSFLDICFITTTIPQMLIHLVTKNHTVSFASCMTQMYLVFLVGVTECILLAFMAYDRYAAICHPLNYAQIMSQQVCVRLVVTSWIFGMVNGIFLEYISFRNPFCKDNHVENFFCEAPIVIALSCGDAKFSMKLIFLDAIVVLLSPMVLIVTSYARILASILGRASSSGRGKTFSTCASHLTVIIFLYTSAMFSYMNPRSTHGPDKDKPFSLLYTIIIPMCNPVIYSFRNKEMKGAMGRALGRGNLP from the exons ATGGGAAAGTTGGGAGAGACAAAGAG GCCCCAGGCAGCTGACCcgaggaacagcagcagcacagtgaCAGACTTCGTCCTCGTGGGCTTTGAGCACAGCTCCCCTTCCACGCGGGCACTGCTCTTCACGCTGTTCTTGGCTCTCTACAGCCTCGCCATGGCCATGAATGGCCTCATCATCTTCATCACCTGGACTGACCCCAGACTCAACagccccatgtacttcttccttgGACACCTGTCCTTCCTGGACATCTgcttcatcaccaccaccatcccacagATGTTGATCCATCTGGTGACCAAGAACCACACTGTCTCCTTTGCCTCCTGCATGACACAGATGTACTTGGTGTTTCTAGTAGGTGTGACCGAGTGCATCCTCTTGGCCTTTATGGCCTATGATCGCTATGCTGCGATCTGCCACCCACTCAACTACGCCCAGATCATGAGCCAGCAGGTGTGTGTCAGGCTGGTGGTTACTTCCTGGATCTTTGGGATGGTCAACGGCATCTTCCTTGAGTATATATCATTCAGAAATCCCTTCTGCAAAGACAACCACGTAGAAAACTTTTTCTGTGAGGCCCCCATAGTGATTGCCCTCTCCTGTGGCGACGCCAAGTTCAGCATGAAGTTAATCTTTCTTGATGCCATTGTGGTGCTGCTCAGTCCCATGGTGCTCATCGTCACCTCCTATGCCCGCATCCTGGCCTCCATCCTTGGCAGAGCCTCCTCCTCAGGCAGAGGGAAGACATTCTccacctgtgcctcccacctGACTGTGATCATCTTTTTGTACACCTCAGCCATGTTCTCTTACATGAATCCCCGCAGTACACACGGGCCTGACAAAGACaagcccttctccctcctctacaCGATCATCATCCCCATGTGCAACCCCGTCATCTACAGCTTCCGCAACAAGGAGATGAAGGGGGCCATGGGGAGGGCTCTAGGGAGAGGCAACCTGCCTTAG